One window from the genome of Pandoraea fibrosis encodes:
- a CDS encoding TolC family protein translates to MPAAVLVILLSGALGVAHALDPQPVVKSSTKSMDTIMASLLEVGSVGRAVTIPLSTPKAAQDAAIDDMVTLGRSLALADSHSDALGAAQASANSARWAARSTAGHYGPRLDVQIQGGHEHSTSSDETAKNNPIALPNHTRVDSTVVLRQPVIDIPALQAYRRDDKLAAAASDKRDQTQTDVFFETAQAFDQLLQFQLLIDLAQEHRERMQSLLGYMTRRAAGGGATHADRDRVYAMSLAADRDMVDARSQYERAQVAYVRLTRVRPSALLVSPIKTLLPDTPEEAIDQMLAVNPGLQGLRKQIEAADYDRASTRAGVLPKVAIEAGDYYQRNASGISGSTRDKRVMLVMSMNVFSGGSDYSAARAQAEQINELKLKLDDTVAKARERLTVNYLALDSVRLQLSIAREENKANSQVAKAFDAQMASANRSLLDVLDTYQKLYQSRVSIVKLFVAERQATYQVLKDVGTFAALYDENAKTTATP, encoded by the coding sequence GTGCCTGCGGCCGTTCTTGTCATTCTGTTGAGTGGCGCATTGGGTGTGGCACATGCGCTCGACCCGCAACCCGTCGTGAAAAGCAGCACCAAATCGATGGATACGATCATGGCGTCACTGCTCGAAGTCGGCAGCGTCGGCCGTGCAGTCACGATTCCGCTAAGCACGCCGAAAGCTGCGCAGGATGCCGCCATCGACGACATGGTGACGCTCGGCCGGTCGCTTGCCCTGGCGGATTCGCATAGTGACGCGTTGGGCGCTGCGCAAGCGTCGGCCAATTCGGCACGCTGGGCGGCGCGCAGTACCGCTGGACATTACGGGCCTCGTCTGGATGTTCAGATTCAGGGCGGCCACGAGCATTCGACCTCGTCCGACGAGACTGCGAAGAATAATCCGATCGCTTTGCCGAATCACACACGAGTGGATTCGACAGTCGTGTTGCGTCAGCCGGTGATCGATATACCGGCGCTGCAAGCGTATCGGCGCGACGACAAGCTTGCCGCAGCCGCATCGGACAAGCGAGACCAGACGCAAACGGACGTCTTCTTCGAAACGGCGCAGGCGTTCGACCAATTGCTGCAATTTCAATTACTGATCGATTTAGCGCAGGAACATCGGGAGCGCATGCAGTCGTTGTTGGGCTATATGACGCGCCGCGCAGCGGGCGGGGGCGCGACGCATGCGGATCGCGACCGCGTCTACGCGATGTCGCTCGCTGCCGACCGGGATATGGTCGATGCCCGCAGTCAATACGAGCGGGCACAAGTCGCCTATGTGCGCTTGACGCGCGTGCGACCTTCCGCACTTCTGGTCTCACCGATCAAGACGTTGTTGCCGGATACCCCGGAGGAGGCCATCGATCAGATGCTCGCCGTCAACCCAGGGCTTCAGGGGTTGCGCAAGCAGATCGAAGCTGCTGACTACGACCGGGCCAGCACGCGCGCGGGCGTATTGCCCAAGGTGGCGATCGAGGCTGGCGATTACTACCAGCGCAATGCCAGCGGCATCAGCGGGTCCACTCGCGACAAGCGCGTGATGCTCGTCATGTCGATGAATGTGTTTAGCGGCGGCAGCGATTATTCCGCCGCTCGCGCTCAGGCCGAGCAGATCAATGAGCTGAAGTTGAAACTCGACGACACGGTTGCCAAGGCGCGCGAGCGATTGACCGTCAATTACCTGGCATTGGATTCGGTCCGCTTGCAGTTATCGATCGCCCGCGAAGAAAACAAGGCTAATAGCCAGGTCGCCAAGGCGTTCGATGCGCAGATGGCGTCGGCCAACCGATCGCTTCTCGATGTACTCGATACGTACCAAAAACTCTATCAAAGCCGAGTGAGTATCGTGAAGCTGTTCGTCGCCGAGCGCCAGGCAACGTATCAGGTCCTCAAGGACGTTGGCACGTTCGCGGCGCTCTACGACGAAAACGCAAAGACGACCGCGACGCCGTAA
- a CDS encoding helix-turn-helix domain-containing protein, producing the protein MPTNSGADAYGLQSTNGVTFSTAYLLPEVRNDACRKIISPFFDARHIKSEKGGNLEGALTSTHIGRLLVGETAFNSQRHERSRKLALSTSLDQYLIQLFVSGTLDGDCDGRPVVVRPGDIIAMDLSRVANTQISPGATVSLIVPREAIDKSTGGRSIHGTVLKAEHAVTRLLAGFLVSLADVAGEIEGEEALGVESGAVNLLAEILAKKSDAALFNEDSVLSRVLRSQVLSYINANLTSPSLGLDAIIARFRVSRAHLYRIFEADGGIATVIRNKRLDAAYRALTQGGGRGASSITRLAHELAFSGSNHFLRAFRARFGVTPSEARELAFSFELADQGVASLYSHLLNYANPATEHLVEPVSVPLKKLAPFSDDLLKAASAGVRPPK; encoded by the coding sequence ATGCCCACCAACTCCGGAGCGGACGCTTACGGCCTGCAGTCGACTAACGGCGTCACATTTTCGACTGCCTACCTCCTTCCCGAGGTGCGCAACGACGCTTGCCGAAAGATCATCAGCCCGTTCTTCGATGCGCGTCATATCAAGAGTGAAAAGGGCGGGAATCTCGAAGGTGCATTGACGTCAACGCATATCGGCAGGCTTTTGGTCGGCGAGACGGCTTTCAATTCACAGCGACATGAGCGAAGCCGGAAGTTGGCGTTGAGCACCAGTCTCGATCAATACCTGATTCAGTTATTCGTTTCGGGCACGCTGGATGGCGATTGCGATGGCCGACCCGTTGTGGTGCGTCCCGGGGACATCATCGCGATGGATCTTTCGCGCGTTGCCAACACACAGATTAGTCCTGGCGCTACGGTGAGCTTGATCGTCCCACGTGAAGCCATCGACAAATCCACGGGCGGGCGGAGCATCCACGGCACCGTACTCAAGGCGGAGCATGCCGTCACTCGGCTGCTCGCCGGCTTTCTCGTTAGCTTGGCGGACGTGGCAGGCGAGATCGAGGGCGAGGAGGCGCTCGGTGTCGAGAGCGGCGCTGTCAATCTGCTCGCCGAGATCCTCGCCAAGAAATCCGATGCGGCGCTATTCAACGAAGACTCGGTGCTCTCGCGCGTCTTGCGCAGTCAGGTTCTCTCCTATATCAACGCCAATCTCACGTCCCCCTCCTTGGGGCTGGATGCCATCATCGCGCGATTCCGCGTCTCACGTGCGCATCTCTATCGTATTTTCGAGGCCGACGGTGGTATCGCAACGGTGATTCGCAACAAGCGACTGGACGCGGCTTATCGCGCACTGACGCAGGGGGGCGGGCGAGGGGCCTCGTCCATTACACGTCTCGCGCACGAGCTGGCTTTTTCCGGGAGCAACCATTTTCTGCGGGCCTTTCGGGCGCGGTTTGGCGTAACGCCGAGCGAGGCGCGTGAACTGGCCTTTTCGTTCGAGCTTGCCGATCAGGGCGTGGCTAGCCTCTATTCGCATCTGTTGAATTACGCAAATCCGGCCACGGAGCATTTGGTCGAACCGGTCTCGGTACCGTTGAAAAAACTAGCGCCATTTTCCGACGACCTTCTGAAGGCTGCCAGCGCCGGCGTCAGACCACCCAAATGA
- a CDS encoding HlyD family type I secretion periplasmic adaptor subunit, protein MAHRRPITVTPKGFVVALAVCVLALLIWSCFMPIARIVRGDGRVVPSGHSQIVQHLEGGIISQIRVREGEQVRRGDVLVRVQDTQASAARSADESKMAYLRVKMSRLQAEAQDGPMVLADGTEKDSPLIRSEIEAFEARRTQAERQRSVMKEELAQKNSEIAVARTRLSSLQGEIAIAQSQLRLITGLVAQKAASSLESLEAQSRVQRLSSAIQETQAELVKLGGAAKEAQARIAEYDARRRSEASAELATSQLEFSRTEQELRSQSDRLERTEVRSPVDGIVNHVYINTIGGVVKPGEPIVELTPIDDSVLIEGRIRPSDRGEIRAGLPVKIRFSAYDYAALGTLAGTVEEVSADTIADAHGDRFYRMSVRVLAKTQAHGKFAKPVVPGMTAVLDVVVGERTAMQYLLSPAFRFYESAFREAR, encoded by the coding sequence ATGGCACACCGTAGACCCATTACCGTGACCCCGAAGGGGTTTGTCGTGGCGTTGGCCGTGTGCGTGCTGGCGCTCCTCATCTGGTCGTGTTTCATGCCTATCGCCCGCATCGTGCGCGGCGATGGCCGAGTCGTGCCGTCCGGGCACAGCCAGATTGTTCAGCATCTGGAGGGCGGCATCATCAGTCAGATACGGGTACGCGAAGGCGAACAGGTTCGTCGCGGCGATGTACTGGTGCGGGTACAGGATACACAGGCCAGCGCCGCGCGCAGCGCCGACGAATCCAAGATGGCCTACCTTCGCGTGAAGATGTCGCGCTTGCAGGCCGAGGCACAGGATGGCCCGATGGTATTGGCCGATGGCACGGAGAAAGACTCGCCGCTGATCCGTTCGGAGATCGAGGCCTTCGAGGCACGAAGGACGCAGGCCGAGCGGCAACGCTCGGTGATGAAGGAAGAGCTTGCGCAGAAGAACAGCGAGATTGCGGTGGCGAGAACACGGTTGTCGAGCCTGCAAGGCGAGATCGCCATTGCGCAGAGCCAACTGCGTCTGATTACCGGGCTGGTCGCGCAGAAGGCGGCTTCGTCGCTGGAGTCACTGGAGGCGCAAAGCCGTGTGCAGCGCTTGAGTAGTGCGATTCAGGAGACGCAGGCCGAACTGGTCAAGCTCGGCGGTGCAGCCAAGGAGGCCCAGGCGCGCATTGCCGAATACGACGCGCGGCGGCGCTCGGAGGCAAGCGCGGAGCTGGCGACGAGTCAGTTGGAATTTTCGCGAACCGAACAGGAATTGCGCTCGCAATCCGATCGCCTCGAGCGCACCGAAGTGCGCTCGCCGGTCGATGGAATCGTCAACCATGTCTACATCAACACGATAGGTGGCGTGGTCAAGCCGGGCGAGCCGATCGTGGAGTTGACGCCTATCGACGATAGCGTGTTGATCGAGGGGCGCATCAGGCCGTCGGACCGCGGAGAAATCCGCGCAGGGCTGCCGGTGAAGATACGTTTCAGTGCTTACGACTACGCGGCCCTGGGAACACTGGCCGGCACCGTCGAAGAAGTCAGCGCGGACACGATCGCCGACGCGCATGGCGATCGCTTTTACCGGATGAGCGTGCGCGTGCTGGCAAAGACGCAGGCGCATGGCAAGTTTGCCAAGCCTGTCGTGCCGGGGATGACGGCCGTTCTCGATGTGGTGGTCGGTGAGCGAACGGCGATGCAGTACCTGCTCTCGCCAGCTTTCCGATTCTACGAAAGCGCGTTTCGAGAGGCGCGTTAA
- a CDS encoding BPSL1445 family SYLF domain-containing lipoprotein: protein MQKRNPMSMVAAAFVVGSLALAGCTTTADKPDTAATNASKSAAIDASVDATLSRLYSTVKGSRELVAKSRGVLVFPEVIQAGFIVGGQSGNGALRIGGNSVGYYNTSSLSVGLQAGAQSKAIVFLFMTQSALDEFRHSEGWAAGAGASVALVKVGANGAVDTTTATAPVQVVVMTNTGLMGDVSINGTKVTKLKL from the coding sequence ATGCAGAAACGAAACCCCATGTCGATGGTCGCGGCTGCGTTCGTCGTTGGCAGCCTTGCGCTCGCCGGTTGCACGACCACCGCCGACAAACCTGACACCGCTGCGACCAATGCGTCCAAGAGCGCCGCCATCGACGCCAGCGTCGACGCAACGTTGTCGCGTCTTTACTCCACCGTCAAAGGTTCTCGTGAGCTTGTCGCGAAATCGCGCGGCGTGCTGGTCTTCCCGGAGGTGATCCAGGCGGGCTTCATCGTGGGCGGACAGTCCGGCAATGGCGCGCTGCGCATTGGCGGCAACTCGGTCGGCTACTACAACACGTCGTCGCTGTCGGTGGGTCTTCAGGCCGGCGCGCAGTCGAAGGCAATCGTCTTCTTGTTCATGACGCAGAGTGCGCTCGACGAGTTCCGCCATTCGGAAGGCTGGGCAGCGGGTGCAGGGGCGTCGGTCGCGCTGGTGAAGGTCGGTGCAAACGGTGCCGTCGACACCACCACCGCCACCGCACCCGTTCAGGTCGTCGTGATGACCAACACCGGTTTGATGGGCGATGTGTCGATCAACGGCACGAAGGTCACGAAGCTCAAGCTCTGA
- a CDS encoding AAA family ATPase, whose protein sequence is MTTRDTTPVLQRLNTHCAMALEAAASLCKLRLSDEITVEHWLLTLLEAGDGDIPAIMNHYGIDVDVLWDVLMSTIDRLPRNLRKEPILSSQLVSLLHACADHRHWPIRSANLLQVIVDSPHVLRAPSLWPLLNFSSTQVGKLLPELGAQTCETPQPLSAPSALVESMLQTSFESSMAGTGASCGASASSGGGTVAPLARYTTDLTECARSGELDDVFGRDREIQRVVEVLAKSRKNSPILVGDPGVGKTALIDGLALRVANGDVPDVIRDLRILALNLESLRTNAENGAEFQQQLSAVIDAVQASAEPVLLFIDEVQTLFNPHRTIHGTDIANLFKRTLACGDVRTITTTTWAEYKTIFEHDATLARRCQMIEVDEPDDDAACLMLRGLKWHYATFHRVHVRDEALVAAVKLARRYIPTRKLPEKAFDLLDAAAGRVRMSLDVEPAALQQASATLSALEIEQATLEFDVAEGGTSASQRLKDLEVSLHAARAEVDDVRVRCASERELVDAIRAQRDAAPEARDAYALALACEALAQAQDAPPLVSADVDARVVAQIVSEWTGIPVGNLMVDEPRDLLSLDAPLRSRVAGQQDAVQGLVEHLRTANAGLTPEHAPAGAFLLTGPSGVGKTETALALADILFGSEAALIPLNFSEHRESHSVFRLTGTLPEAVGHGLEGVLTEAVRQRPYSVVLLDELEYAPRDVLDLLCRIFDGRVTRDDDGRAIDFRNCVFLMTSSIGANTIESMAATHADAGQDTLLDAIRPAMTSRFPSALLARVQTLVYRPLDTPALGDVVQMKLAKVAQRLKRKRGITLLADDSLVTMLVRRCLTLNAGAHGVDAYLNQQILPRISREILASRVSGDAPQCLSLTMSQDGQLAIHVAADIPRQ, encoded by the coding sequence ATGACAACTCGCGATACCACCCCTGTCCTGCAACGCCTCAATACCCACTGCGCGATGGCGCTGGAGGCCGCCGCGAGTCTCTGCAAGCTACGACTTTCCGACGAGATCACCGTCGAACACTGGTTGCTGACGCTTCTCGAAGCCGGCGATGGCGACATCCCCGCCATCATGAATCACTACGGCATCGACGTGGATGTCCTCTGGGACGTCTTGATGTCCACCATCGACCGCCTGCCGCGCAATCTGCGCAAGGAACCGATACTGTCCTCGCAGTTGGTGAGCCTGCTGCACGCCTGCGCCGACCATCGCCACTGGCCGATCCGTTCGGCTAACTTGCTTCAGGTCATCGTCGATTCCCCGCATGTGTTACGCGCCCCGTCTCTCTGGCCGTTGTTGAATTTCAGCAGCACTCAGGTCGGCAAGCTTCTCCCCGAACTTGGCGCACAAACATGCGAAACGCCGCAACCCCTCAGTGCCCCTTCCGCGCTCGTCGAGTCGATGTTGCAAACCTCGTTCGAGTCGAGCATGGCCGGCACGGGAGCCTCGTGCGGCGCATCGGCATCCAGCGGCGGGGGTACCGTTGCACCGTTGGCACGCTACACAACCGATCTGACGGAGTGCGCACGCAGCGGAGAACTCGATGATGTTTTCGGGCGCGATCGGGAGATCCAGCGAGTGGTGGAAGTCCTTGCCAAGAGTCGAAAGAACAGCCCGATTCTGGTTGGCGACCCCGGCGTGGGAAAAACCGCCCTGATCGATGGTCTGGCGCTGCGCGTGGCCAATGGCGATGTCCCCGATGTGATTCGCGATCTTCGTATCCTGGCGCTCAACCTCGAGTCACTGAGGACCAACGCCGAAAACGGGGCAGAATTCCAACAGCAGCTGAGTGCCGTCATTGATGCCGTGCAGGCATCCGCCGAGCCGGTACTTCTGTTTATTGACGAAGTCCAAACGCTCTTCAACCCCCATCGCACGATACACGGCACCGACATTGCCAATCTGTTCAAGCGCACACTTGCCTGCGGCGACGTCAGAACGATCACAACGACGACGTGGGCCGAATACAAGACGATCTTCGAGCACGACGCCACACTGGCGCGCCGTTGCCAGATGATCGAGGTCGACGAGCCGGACGACGATGCCGCCTGCCTGATGCTGCGCGGACTCAAGTGGCACTACGCGACTTTCCATCGGGTGCACGTTCGCGACGAAGCGCTGGTGGCCGCCGTTAAACTCGCGCGTCGTTACATACCGACGCGCAAGCTACCGGAGAAGGCCTTCGACTTGCTCGATGCCGCCGCCGGTCGCGTAAGGATGTCATTGGACGTCGAACCTGCGGCGCTTCAACAAGCCTCGGCAACACTCAGCGCGCTTGAAATTGAACAGGCGACGCTCGAATTCGATGTCGCGGAAGGCGGCACCAGCGCATCCCAACGATTGAAGGATCTCGAGGTCTCCCTTCATGCAGCCAGAGCGGAAGTCGACGACGTTCGCGTGCGCTGCGCGAGCGAGCGCGAACTTGTCGATGCCATAAGAGCACAGCGCGACGCGGCGCCTGAGGCGCGCGATGCCTACGCGTTGGCACTCGCCTGCGAAGCGCTGGCTCAAGCGCAGGACGCGCCGCCGCTGGTGTCCGCTGACGTCGATGCACGGGTTGTTGCGCAGATCGTGTCCGAGTGGACAGGGATTCCAGTCGGCAATCTGATGGTCGACGAGCCGCGCGACCTCCTCTCGCTGGATGCGCCTTTGAGATCGCGTGTGGCCGGTCAACAAGACGCCGTGCAGGGACTCGTCGAGCACCTGCGCACCGCCAATGCCGGACTCACGCCGGAGCATGCTCCGGCGGGGGCGTTTCTGCTAACCGGCCCCTCGGGCGTCGGGAAAACAGAAACGGCATTAGCGTTGGCCGACATCTTGTTCGGCAGTGAGGCAGCGCTTATCCCGCTCAACTTTTCCGAACACCGGGAATCGCACAGCGTGTTCCGGCTAACCGGAACGTTGCCGGAAGCCGTCGGCCACGGGCTGGAAGGCGTGTTGACCGAGGCCGTGCGTCAACGGCCGTACAGCGTGGTTCTGCTCGACGAGCTTGAGTATGCGCCTCGGGATGTCCTTGACCTGCTCTGCCGAATCTTCGATGGCCGCGTGACGCGCGATGACGACGGGCGGGCCATCGATTTCCGCAACTGCGTCTTTCTGATGACGTCGAGTATCGGGGCCAACACGATCGAGTCTATGGCCGCGACCCACGCGGATGCGGGCCAAGACACACTGCTCGACGCGATTCGACCGGCGATGACGTCACGCTTCCCCAGCGCGTTGCTGGCTCGCGTTCAGACCCTGGTGTACCGCCCCCTGGATACGCCGGCGCTCGGGGACGTGGTGCAGATGAAGCTCGCCAAAGTCGCGCAGCGCCTGAAGCGCAAGCGTGGGATCACGCTTCTCGCAGACGACTCGCTGGTGACGATGCTGGTACGACGGTGCCTCACACTGAATGCCGGTGCACACGGCGTGGACGCCTATCTCAACCAGCAAATCCTGCCCAGAATCTCGCGGGAAATCCTGGCGAGCCGGGTCTCGGGCGACGCACCGCAATGCCTCTCGCTGACGATGTCGCAAGACGGACAGTTGGCTATCCATGTCGCGGCCGACATCCCGCGCCAATAG
- a CDS encoding OmpA family protein: MAGHGGENNNYWPGFVDALANMIMAMIFMVMIFMILMLHYKLNSGRIVQSALEQQAKAASAASASPSPQSASPPSPPQEAKTPSQESKAEATQKSQDSQALLSPQQPVSASTNVTGVLGDPDPIKADHGDYLGARPGAGKNPPTVTGTGSALRVVYADQGYELDTQAKAKLNSLTMPLKSRPGMHLKVIAAATLGVGYSDSRRLSYYRALGVRNALIEAGWSAAMIDIEIIDHKDTGQSQDVLIQPISPQTAASNGTP; encoded by the coding sequence ATGGCTGGACATGGCGGGGAAAACAACAACTATTGGCCTGGCTTCGTCGATGCGTTGGCGAACATGATCATGGCCATGATCTTCATGGTCATGATCTTCATGATCCTGATGCTGCACTACAAGCTCAATTCCGGGCGCATTGTTCAGTCGGCCCTGGAACAACAAGCGAAAGCAGCGAGTGCCGCGTCGGCGTCTCCCTCTCCCCAGAGCGCGTCGCCTCCCTCGCCGCCACAGGAGGCGAAAACGCCGAGTCAGGAGTCCAAGGCTGAGGCGACTCAGAAGAGCCAGGATTCACAGGCGTTGCTATCGCCCCAGCAACCGGTCAGCGCCAGCACGAACGTCACAGGCGTGCTTGGGGACCCCGATCCTATTAAGGCGGACCACGGCGATTACCTCGGTGCGCGCCCCGGAGCGGGCAAGAATCCACCTACCGTGACTGGCACGGGAAGTGCCTTGCGAGTGGTCTATGCGGATCAAGGTTACGAGTTGGATACGCAGGCCAAAGCGAAATTGAATAGCCTGACGATGCCGTTGAAGTCGCGTCCTGGTATGCACCTCAAGGTGATCGCCGCGGCGACCCTGGGCGTGGGCTATTCGGATTCGCGGCGTCTTTCGTACTACCGGGCGCTTGGAGTGCGCAATGCCTTGATCGAAGCGGGCTGGTCTGCGGCCATGATCGACATCGAAATCATCGATCACAAGGACACCGGGCAATCCCAGGACGTGTTGATCCAACCGATTTCGCCACAGACGGCTGCATCAAATGGCACACCGTAG
- a CDS encoding SphA family protein codes for MTAAPASATEGALGRPITGTAVQPGIGVVSPDPIWIASFSQIYFDGSVGGNRQVPVAGKTSLGLDGQIAFTLATLMRTWGTSAGGWNFASSFTLPYMWTNVKASLGVGGHSASTSQRASNLFDISFAPIIAGYHFSQNDHIAFSLNIWAPTGQYDPNSLANTGLNNWTFIPQVAYTKYVPSYGLEFDVVAGVQFYTRNNATGYQNAPLFTLDVMGLKKFANGLGVGLVVGTTQQLGHDSGATADRLGGFRGQDVALGPIVTYDTKIDGKLPLSVSARWVPTVSSTNRFKSTQTFMATGTLIF; via the coding sequence GTGACAGCCGCCCCCGCCAGCGCCACGGAAGGTGCGCTAGGGCGCCCGATTACCGGTACGGCCGTACAGCCCGGTATCGGGGTTGTGTCGCCCGATCCGATCTGGATCGCGAGCTTCTCCCAGATCTATTTCGACGGGAGCGTAGGAGGAAATCGGCAAGTGCCCGTGGCGGGCAAGACGTCGCTCGGGCTTGACGGACAGATTGCCTTCACGCTCGCCACGCTGATGAGGACATGGGGGACGAGCGCGGGAGGATGGAATTTCGCGTCGAGCTTCACGCTGCCCTATATGTGGACCAACGTGAAAGCGTCGCTGGGCGTGGGTGGTCACAGCGCGAGTACCTCACAGCGCGCATCCAACCTGTTCGATATCAGCTTCGCACCGATCATTGCCGGGTATCACTTCTCGCAGAACGATCACATTGCGTTCTCGCTCAACATCTGGGCACCGACCGGGCAGTACGATCCCAACTCGTTGGCTAATACGGGCCTGAACAACTGGACTTTCATTCCCCAGGTGGCCTATACGAAGTACGTGCCGTCGTATGGACTGGAGTTCGACGTCGTGGCCGGCGTGCAGTTCTACACGCGCAATAACGCTACCGGCTATCAGAACGCGCCATTGTTCACGCTCGACGTGATGGGGTTGAAGAAATTCGCGAATGGCCTGGGCGTGGGTCTCGTCGTGGGCACGACGCAGCAACTTGGCCACGATAGCGGCGCTACCGCAGATCGTCTGGGCGGCTTTCGTGGGCAGGATGTGGCGCTTGGCCCGATCGTGACCTATGACACCAAGATCGACGGGAAACTGCCTTTGTCCGTCTCGGCGCGCTGGGTGCCGACCGTTTCCAGCACCAATCGATTCAAGAGCACGCAGACGTTCATGGCAACGGGCACGCTCATCTTCTAG